A genomic region of Phragmites australis chromosome 2, lpPhrAust1.1, whole genome shotgun sequence contains the following coding sequences:
- the LOC133909918 gene encoding uncharacterized protein LOC133909918 — MCESISLQVASNKDVHQEENKTTEMNTGDLVDVPSHPPSETPVYYDDDYRYFYDNDENVQEEGVDGLLEDNAPPPEQQETEAVAPTPTVSLAKLSELRRKLAGVNTAGAVVAGLGLLGGAVGAYFLWPVAAGGAAAAAATMKAPGAAGFFISRAAFLANPQLYFQLLRTAGAAAAAAAFAV; from the coding sequence ATGTGCGAGTCCATCTCTCTGCAAGTAGCTAGCAACAAAGACGTCCACCaagaggaaaacaaaacaacCGAGATGAACACGGGTGATCTCGTCGACGTCCCGTCTCACCCTCCCTCcgagacccccgtctactacGATGACGATTATCGCTACTTCTACGATAACGACGAGAACGTCCAGGAGGAAGGCGTCGACGGCCTGCTCGAGGACAACGCGCCGCCACCGGAGCAACAGGAGACCGAGGCCGTGGCTCCCACCCCCACCGTCTCGCTGGCAAAGCTATCTGAGCTTCGTCGGAAGCTAGCCGGGGTGAACACGGCAGGCGCGGTCGTCGCAGGGCTCGGCCTCCTCGGGGGCGCCGTCGGCGCGTACTTCCTCTGGCCCGTGGCGGCCGGCGgggcggccgctgccgccgccacgATGAAGGCGCCCGGCGCCGCTGGCTTCTTCATCTCCCGCGCGGCGTTCCTGGCAAACCCGCAACTCTACTTCCAGCTCCTTCgcaccgccggcgccgcggcggctGCCGCTGCTTTCGCTGTGTAG